The Chryseobacterium geocarposphaerae genome window below encodes:
- a CDS encoding fibronectin type III domain-containing protein: MKKILLLFSFVIALITNAQVSSYSFVKSSGTYTALTGATTLETATANTLAGSLDNNVYPVTIPFNFSFNGVNYSSLNVSTNGFLTFGTTAPSTSEYSPISNTGAYSGAVSAFGGDLNSVFNLGGTTGNISWGVVGTAPNREIVVQWADFRPSYTLSTTNAYSFSFQIRLRETTNTIAVVYKNGSYLVGSTSISGTRQIGLRGTTNADFNNRTNSTSVLFTNSTAGTANSNTQAYNTTAATPGMPTAGLTYTWTPPTCFAPTNLTSSAITATSGSVSWTAPSLAPGSGYDIYYTTSTTAPTSATVPSQTVPTGTSATISPLTPNTTYYVWVRSKCSGTDQSAWTSTSFTTPCTAITALPWTENFDSMSSIGSGIVPSCWKQIAGTYSWNSSNTASTTYNVPRSTPNYMRIQYGNTTASQLWTPGFALTAGTAYEFSFYYNTGGQGSSYQGFTGNVLVNSATSMTGATNLGTFITATQDTSGYVKYKVYYTPATSGTYYFAANVSANGSPWYLGLDDFKLRVAPTCIEPLGVTVVGSTSSTATISWTPPTTAPAGGYQIYYSTTTTPPATPNITGIPSGSTGYTIPGLAQSTTYYIWVKALCSSTDQSDLSDVVSVMTTQIPATLPYIQNFETANDLGLINGTQTNKWFYGSATGNTGKSIYITNDNGVTNAYNITAGSVVQAYRDIEIPTGTSLATFSFDWKAQGESSSFDYLRVWLVPSNFMPTPGTRIVAGTGRVQIGQYNLNGTTWSTYSNANLNLTSYAGGIMRVVFEWYNDTSGGTQPPAAVDNIVLRVCSNATPVVTVVPTSITHNSATITWPQDIGGASYKVRYRPVGSTQWLPTAGPIDVAAITGTTQTFTLNPPTYPLTPATDYEVEVAAVCNTVNVGTYSHNVFTTKCDPTPPNVTFTNITSTSAVINWSPLVASATYQMQWRKVGDIGWSATINLPNPPTNNYLLSGLSPYTQYEVQVRSTCVGSTTPNPWSSLARFTTERTCDIAPPGLTILELKPTSAKVQWDPYVGPDATGKYILRYRKVGIPGWTNIQVSNNIYTLTGLTELTKYEMEVANICSGTPGNFTLPYYFTTPTVIYCQMGALNPSGEYISKVTVVPNGKPQMIKASAGSTYTDYTTDPLAQIELIQGSVNNQLTIDKVVSADAGVVAWIDFDRNGEFDINERILVSNPSTAATATTTFSVPSDAFVSNADYMYVVMRVALMKGGIPVNCTNFDSGEVEDYTVRISKKPATNLLNQNDILIYPNPVSTVLNVKNISKRANYKIYSAAGQLIASGIILNNKVDVHTLINGVYMIDIQDGSTSVQKKFIKE; this comes from the coding sequence ATGAAGAAGATTTTACTACTTTTTTCATTTGTAATTGCATTGATAACCAATGCACAGGTGAGTTCTTACAGTTTTGTGAAGTCATCTGGAACTTACACGGCCTTAACAGGGGCGACGACTTTAGAAACGGCAACAGCAAATACACTTGCAGGTTCGTTGGATAACAATGTCTATCCGGTAACAATTCCATTTAATTTTTCATTTAATGGTGTTAATTATTCATCATTAAATGTTTCAACAAACGGTTTTTTAACTTTTGGAACAACGGCTCCGTCAACATCTGAATATTCACCCATTTCCAATACAGGGGCCTATTCTGGTGCCGTTTCTGCATTTGGTGGAGATCTTAATTCAGTGTTCAATCTTGGTGGTACTACAGGTAACATCAGCTGGGGAGTTGTGGGGACGGCTCCAAACAGAGAGATAGTGGTACAATGGGCTGATTTCAGACCTTCTTATACACTTTCTACTACAAATGCTTATTCTTTTTCTTTTCAAATACGATTAAGAGAAACTACGAATACAATTGCTGTTGTTTATAAGAACGGGTCTTATCTTGTTGGAAGTACATCTATTAGTGGAACCAGACAAATTGGTTTAAGAGGTACAACCAATGCTGATTTTAATAACAGAACTAATTCAACCTCAGTTCTTTTTACAAACTCTACTGCCGGTACTGCAAATAGTAATACTCAGGCATATAATACGACTGCTGCTACACCAGGGATGCCAACTGCCGGATTGACCTATACCTGGACTCCGCCAACCTGTTTTGCACCTACGAATTTAACATCATCAGCAATAACAGCTACAAGTGGATCAGTTAGCTGGACAGCTCCTTCATTGGCTCCGGGGAGTGGATATGACATTTATTATACCACTTCTACAACAGCACCAACATCTGCAACGGTACCATCACAGACAGTACCAACAGGAACTTCTGCAACCATTTCGCCTTTAACTCCCAATACAACATACTATGTGTGGGTAAGGTCTAAATGTAGTGGGACGGATCAAAGTGCTTGGACTTCAACATCTTTTACCACGCCATGTACAGCGATCACAGCTTTACCATGGACTGAAAATTTTGATTCTATGTCAAGTATTGGTTCAGGAATTGTTCCTTCTTGCTGGAAACAAATTGCAGGTACTTATTCATGGAACTCTTCGAATACAGCTTCTACGACATATAATGTGCCTAGATCTACTCCGAATTATATGAGGATTCAATATGGTAATACTACGGCAAGTCAGTTATGGACACCTGGCTTTGCATTAACAGCCGGTACAGCCTATGAGTTTTCATTCTATTATAATACAGGAGGGCAAGGCTCTTCTTACCAAGGGTTTACAGGTAATGTATTGGTAAATTCTGCCACTTCAATGACGGGAGCAACCAATTTAGGAACATTTATAACGGCTACTCAGGATACATCGGGGTATGTTAAGTATAAAGTATATTATACTCCAGCTACATCCGGAACATATTATTTTGCTGCAAATGTATCTGCAAATGGTTCTCCTTGGTATTTAGGACTTGACGATTTTAAATTGAGAGTAGCGCCTACATGTATTGAACCATTAGGAGTAACAGTAGTTGGCTCAACATCTTCTACTGCGACAATTTCTTGGACACCTCCTACTACTGCACCTGCAGGAGGATATCAGATATATTACAGTACTACAACTACGCCACCTGCAACACCTAATATTACAGGAATTCCAAGCGGAAGTACAGGATATACAATTCCAGGACTTGCACAGAGTACTACCTATTATATATGGGTAAAAGCATTGTGTAGTTCTACAGATCAAAGTGATTTATCAGATGTTGTTTCTGTTATGACGACACAGATACCTGCAACACTTCCTTATATTCAGAATTTTGAAACGGCGAATGATTTAGGATTGATCAATGGAACTCAAACCAATAAATGGTTCTATGGTTCTGCAACCGGAAATACCGGAAAATCTATCTATATTACAAATGATAACGGGGTAACAAATGCTTATAACATTACAGCCGGAAGTGTAGTACAGGCCTACAGAGATATAGAGATTCCGACAGGAACCAGCCTTGCAACTTTCTCATTTGACTGGAAAGCACAGGGTGAGAGTTCTTCGTTTGACTATTTAAGAGTATGGTTGGTACCATCCAACTTTATGCCTACACCGGGAACCCGAATCGTGGCAGGAACAGGAAGAGTTCAGATTGGACAGTACAATTTGAACGGGACAACATGGAGTACTTATTCCAATGCTAATTTAAATTTAACCAGCTATGCAGGAGGTATAATGCGTGTGGTATTTGAATGGTATAATGATACTTCCGGAGGAACACAACCACCGGCAGCCGTTGATAATATTGTATTGAGAGTGTGTAGTAATGCTACTCCTGTTGTCACGGTAGTTCCAACTTCTATTACGCATAATTCAGCGACAATTACCTGGCCGCAGGATATCGGAGGTGCTTCTTACAAAGTAAGATACAGACCGGTAGGTTCTACCCAATGGCTGCCAACAGCAGGTCCTATTGATGTAGCTGCTATAACAGGAACAACGCAAACATTTACATTAAATCCACCAACTTATCCATTAACTCCGGCAACGGATTATGAAGTAGAAGTAGCGGCTGTTTGTAATACCGTAAATGTAGGAACATATTCACATAATGTGTTTACCACTAAATGTGACCCTACTCCACCGAATGTAACGTTTACCAATATTACATCTACTTCAGCAGTTATAAATTGGTCTCCGTTAGTGGCAAGTGCAACATACCAGATGCAATGGAGAAAAGTTGGAGATATAGGATGGTCAGCTACGATCAATTTACCTAATCCACCAACTAATAATTATTTACTTTCAGGATTAAGTCCTTATACACAATATGAGGTTCAGGTAAGAAGTACATGTGTAGGTTCAACAACACCTAACCCATGGTCAAGCTTGGCAAGATTTACTACGGAGAGAACATGTGATATTGCACCTCCGGGATTAACCATTCTTGAGTTAAAACCAACAAGTGCTAAGGTTCAGTGGGATCCTTATGTAGGTCCGGATGCAACAGGTAAGTATATCTTAAGATACAGAAAAGTAGGAATCCCAGGATGGACTAATATTCAGGTATCCAACAACATCTATACTCTTACTGGTTTAACAGAACTTACTAAGTATGAAATGGAGGTAGCTAATATTTGTAGCGGTACACCAGGTAATTTTACTTTACCGTATTACTTTACGACTCCAACAGTAATCTATTGCCAAATGGGAGCGTTGAATCCTTCAGGAGAATATATCTCTAAAGTGACAGTGGTTCCTAATGGAAAGCCACAGATGATAAAAGCTTCTGCAGGCTCAACATATACCGATTATACTACTGATCCTCTTGCTCAGATTGAATTGATCCAGGGTTCAGTGAACAACCAGCTAACGATTGATAAAGTAGTAAGTGCAGATGCAGGCGTTGTAGCATGGATTGATTTCGACAGAAACGGAGAATTTGACATCAATGAAAGAATTTTGGTATCTAATCCAAGTACTGCAGCAACAGCAACGACCACATTCAGTGTACCGTCCGATGCTTTTGTAAGCAATGCAGACTATATGTATGTAGTGATGAGAGTAGCGTTAATGAAGGGAGGAATTCCGGTAAACTGTACCAACTTCGACAGTGGAGAAGTGGAAGA